In Bradyrhizobium sp. CCBAU 051011, the following are encoded in one genomic region:
- a CDS encoding FixH family protein, whose protein sequence is MNRAWTPRPITGRMVFVMTVVFFGVVIGVNLLMMRLAIQTLPGTEVDSAYAASLAYQKEIATAHAQSARNWKVDAHVERSGQGGATLQVEARDNSGRPMPGLTFLGRFERPTDRRADQQVMLAEVSAGIYRGSAETIAPGQWDLVLEGVASGQRMFLSRNRMLLN, encoded by the coding sequence ATGAACAGGGCATGGACGCCGAGACCGATCACGGGGCGCATGGTGTTCGTGATGACGGTGGTGTTCTTCGGCGTCGTGATCGGGGTCAACCTCCTCATGATGCGGCTCGCGATCCAGACCCTGCCGGGCACCGAGGTCGACAGCGCCTACGCTGCCAGCCTTGCCTATCAGAAGGAGATCGCTACCGCCCATGCCCAGAGCGCGCGCAACTGGAAGGTCGACGCCCATGTCGAGCGCAGCGGGCAGGGCGGCGCGACGCTACAGGTCGAGGCCCGCGACAATTCCGGGCGGCCGATGCCCGGACTTACATTTCTCGGCCGGTTCGAGCGGCCGACCGATCGCCGCGCCGATCAGCAGGTCATGCTCGCCGAAGTGAGCGCCGGCATCTATCGCGGAAGCGCGGAGACCATTGCGCCGGGGCAGTGGGATCTGGTGCTTGAAGGTGTCGCGTCGGGACAGCGGATGTTCCTGTCCAGAAACCGCATGTTGTTGAACTAG
- the ccoG gene encoding cytochrome c oxidase accessory protein CcoG: MNKSVSPTDLQLDDDAPLYAAQKKVYPQSVSGTFRRTKWGLMAFCLGVYYLLPFVRWNRGLGAPDQAVLVDLPNSRFYFFFIELWPQEVYYFTGLLIIAALTLFLMNAVGGRIWCGYLCPQTVWTDLFYAIERMIEGDRRERMRKDAAKGTMKLERFAEILLKHSIWLMIAWWTGGAWVLYFNDAPTLVKQLITFQAPMIAYIWIGILTATTYLLAGFMREQVCVYMCPWPRIQAALTDEWALNVTYKYDRGEARTSLKKANELRALGQPVGDCIDCYQCVAVCPTGIDIRNGPQLDCIQCGLCIDACDTVMTKIGRETRLIGYDNDINIHRRQEGKPPIYRIIRPRTVTYAALIAAVGAVMLYVLLTRSLLDINVLHDRNPVAVKLSDGSIRNAYTVRLLNKRGFDRVIAIDIDGPVNATLHVIGADSVTQDRPMIILARDTTTELRMLVTAPAESNPGKSVPVNFRVTDIGLGEVASATDHFVSP, translated from the coding sequence ATGAACAAATCCGTGAGCCCGACCGACCTGCAGCTTGACGACGACGCGCCGCTTTATGCGGCGCAGAAAAAAGTCTATCCGCAGAGCGTTTCCGGAACGTTTCGCCGGACCAAATGGGGACTGATGGCGTTCTGCCTCGGGGTCTATTACTTGCTGCCGTTCGTGCGCTGGAATAGGGGCCTCGGCGCCCCGGATCAGGCGGTGCTGGTCGATCTCCCGAACAGCCGCTTCTATTTCTTCTTCATCGAGCTGTGGCCGCAGGAAGTCTACTACTTCACCGGCCTGTTGATCATAGCTGCCCTGACGCTGTTCCTGATGAACGCTGTCGGCGGCCGCATCTGGTGCGGCTATCTCTGCCCGCAGACGGTGTGGACCGATTTATTCTATGCCATCGAGCGGATGATCGAAGGCGACCGGCGCGAGCGCATGCGCAAGGATGCGGCCAAAGGCACGATGAAGCTCGAGCGCTTTGCCGAGATCCTGCTGAAGCATTCGATCTGGCTGATGATCGCGTGGTGGACCGGCGGCGCCTGGGTGCTCTACTTCAACGACGCGCCGACACTGGTGAAGCAGCTCATCACCTTCCAGGCGCCGATGATTGCCTATATCTGGATCGGCATTCTCACCGCGACGACCTATTTGCTCGCCGGCTTCATGCGCGAGCAGGTCTGCGTCTACATGTGCCCATGGCCACGCATCCAGGCCGCGCTCACCGATGAATGGGCGCTCAACGTCACCTATAAATACGATCGCGGCGAGGCGCGGACATCGCTGAAGAAGGCGAACGAACTGCGCGCGCTCGGTCAGCCAGTCGGCGATTGCATCGACTGCTATCAGTGCGTGGCCGTGTGCCCGACCGGCATCGACATCCGCAACGGGCCGCAGCTCGACTGCATCCAGTGCGGCCTCTGCATCGATGCCTGCGACACCGTGATGACCAAGATCGGCCGGGAAACCCGCCTGATCGGCTACGACAACGACATCAACATCCATCGGCGGCAGGAAGGCAAGCCGCCGATCTACCGGATCATCCGGCCGCGCACCGTCACCTACGCCGCCCTGATCGCTGCGGTCGGCGCGGTGATGCTCTATGTGCTGCTGACGCGCTCGCTGCTCGATATCAACGTGCTGCATGACCGCAATCCAGTCGCGGTAAAACTCTCCGACGGATCGATCCGCAACGCCTATACCGTGCGCCTATTGAACAAGCGCGGCTTCGACCGCGTGATCGCGATTGATATCGACGGCCCGGTCAACGCCACGCTCCATGTCATCGGAGCCGATTCCGTGACGCAGGACCGGCCCATGATCATCCTAGCGCGCGACACCACCACGGAATTGCGGATGCTGGTGACAGCGCCTGCGGAGAGCAATCCCGGAAAATCCGTTCCGGTGAATTTCCGCGTGACCGACATCGGGCTCGGCGAAGTGGCCTCCGCGACTGACCATTTCGTGTCGCCATGA
- the ccoP gene encoding cytochrome-c oxidase, cbb3-type subunit III yields MTKHGDLDHVSGRTTTGHEWDGIKELNTPLPRWWLITFYLTILWAVGYWIVYPAWPLLWGHTTGIWNYSTRAEVAAELANLEKIRGDKMVALGAASLEEIEKNPALLALARARGKTVFGDNCAPCHGSGGAGAKGYPNLNDDEWLWGGSLDQIMQTIQFGARSGHPKAHESAMLAFGKEGVLKKDQIVTVANYVRSLSGLATAPGYDRAAGAKIFAENCTSCHGDNGKGNQELGAPDLTDKIWLYGSDEATLVETISNGRAGVMPAWVGRLDPSTIKALTVYVHSLGGGK; encoded by the coding sequence ATGACGAAACACGGCGATCTCGATCATGTATCGGGAAGAACCACCACCGGTCACGAGTGGGACGGCATCAAGGAGCTCAACACGCCGTTGCCGCGCTGGTGGTTGATCACCTTCTACCTGACCATTCTCTGGGCGGTCGGCTACTGGATCGTGTATCCGGCGTGGCCGCTGCTCTGGGGCCACACGACGGGGATATGGAATTATTCCACCCGCGCTGAGGTCGCCGCCGAGCTGGCCAATCTGGAAAAGATCCGCGGCGACAAGATGGTGGCGCTTGGCGCTGCCTCGCTGGAGGAGATCGAGAAGAATCCCGCGCTGCTGGCGCTCGCCCGCGCGCGCGGCAAGACGGTGTTCGGTGACAATTGCGCGCCTTGCCACGGCAGCGGCGGGGCGGGGGCCAAGGGCTATCCCAATCTAAACGACGACGAATGGCTGTGGGGCGGCAGCCTCGACCAGATCATGCAGACGATCCAGTTCGGCGCCCGCTCGGGGCATCCGAAGGCGCATGAGAGCGCGATGCTGGCGTTCGGCAAGGAGGGCGTTCTCAAGAAGGACCAGATCGTGACCGTCGCCAATTATGTCCGGTCGTTGTCCGGCCTGGCGACGGCGCCGGGGTACGATCGGGCCGCCGGCGCGAAGATCTTTGCGGAAAACTGCACGTCCTGCCACGGCGATAACGGCAAGGGAAATCAGGAACTCGGCGCGCCCGATCTGACCGACAAGATCTGGCTGTACGGATCGGACGAGGCGACGCTGGTGGAGACCATCAGCAACGGCCGCGCCGGCGTCATGCCCGCCTGGGTCGGCCGGCTCGATCCTTCCACGATCAAGGCGCTGACGGTCTACGTCCACTCGCTCGGTGGAGGCAAATAG
- a CDS encoding cbb3-type cytochrome c oxidase subunit 3 has product MKAILTVHNLASDLVTTFWTPIFVGIFIAILTYALWPRNQAAFDEAAKMPLREE; this is encoded by the coding sequence ATGAAAGCAATCCTCACGGTCCATAACCTGGCGTCGGACCTGGTCACGACGTTCTGGACGCCGATCTTCGTCGGAATCTTCATCGCCATCCTGACCTACGCGCTTTGGCCGCGCAACCAGGCCGCTTTCGACGAAGCGGCGAAAATGCCTTTGCGCGAGGAGTAA
- the ccoO gene encoding cytochrome-c oxidase, cbb3-type subunit II: MSFWARHQIFEKNSIVLVAGILVVIAIGGLVEITPLFYLKSTIEKVDGVRPYTPLELAGRNVYVREGCYLCHSQMVRPLRDEVERYGHYSLAAESMYDHPFQWGSKRTGPDLARVGGKYSDEWHVTHLNNPRAIVPQSVMPGYAFLSRTEVDEASVAGHLRTNRAVGVPYSDDQVANAIADLKAQADPDNAGVDAFTKRYPKAVARNFDGKSGAPTEMDALVAYLQILGTLVDFKLYNEKANLR; the protein is encoded by the coding sequence ATGTCTTTCTGGGCACGGCACCAAATCTTCGAAAAGAACTCGATCGTCCTGGTCGCGGGAATTCTGGTGGTGATCGCCATCGGCGGTCTCGTCGAGATCACCCCGCTGTTCTATCTCAAGAGCACGATCGAGAAGGTCGACGGCGTCAGGCCATACACGCCGCTCGAACTCGCCGGGCGCAACGTTTATGTCCGCGAAGGCTGCTACCTCTGCCATTCGCAGATGGTTCGCCCGCTGCGCGACGAGGTCGAGCGCTACGGCCACTATTCGCTCGCGGCGGAGAGCATGTATGACCATCCGTTCCAGTGGGGATCCAAGCGTACCGGGCCCGATCTGGCGCGTGTCGGCGGCAAATATTCCGACGAATGGCATGTCACGCATCTGAACAACCCGCGCGCGATCGTGCCGCAGTCGGTGATGCCCGGTTACGCCTTCCTGTCGCGGACGGAAGTCGACGAGGCGAGCGTGGCCGGTCATCTGCGCACCAACCGCGCCGTCGGCGTGCCCTATTCGGACGACCAGGTGGCCAATGCCATCGCCGACCTCAAGGCACAGGCCGATCCTGACAATGCCGGCGTGGATGCCTTCACCAAGCGCTATCCGAAGGCGGTTGCCCGCAATTTCGACGGCAAGAGCGGCGCGCCGACCGAAATGGATGCGCTGGTCGCGTACTTACAGATACTCGGCACGCTGGTCGACTTCAAACTTTACAACGAAAAAGCAAATCTTCGCTGA
- the ccoN gene encoding cytochrome-c oxidase, cbb3-type subunit I: MTQSSTAKSMTHGEAGLVLVFSLMAFLCLLAMAMAQDTAFAFHAALSSAASLWAVIAIVNRYFARPSLPPQEINGRPNYNMGPIKFSAVMSVIWGIAGFAVGVLIASQLAWPSLNFDLPWTSFGRLRPLHTSAVIFAFGGNVLIASSLYVVQKTCRVRLAGDLAPWFVVIGYNFFILVAGTGYLLGVTQSKEYAEPEWYADLWLTIVWVVYLLVFLGTIIKRKEPHIFVANWFYLAFIVTIAVLHLGNNPALPVSIFGSKSYVAWAGVQDAMFQWWYGHNAVGFFLTAGFLAIMYYFIPKRAERPVYSYRLSIIHFWSLIFLYIWAGPHHLHYTALPDWAQTLGMTFSIMLWMPSWGGMINGLMTLSGAWDKLRTDPVLRMLVVSVAFYGMSTFEGPMMSIKVVNSLSHYTDWTIGHVHSGALGWVGFVSFGALYCLIPWLWDRKGLYSLKLVNWHFWTATIGIVLYISAMWVSGILQGLMWRAYTSLGFLEYSFIETVEAMHPFYIIRAAGGGLFLIGSLIMAYNLWMTVRVGEAEVHSPVALQPAE, encoded by the coding sequence ATGACCCAGTCTTCAACCGCAAAATCGATGACACACGGCGAGGCCGGTCTGGTGCTGGTCTTTTCGCTCATGGCATTTTTGTGCCTGCTCGCCATGGCCATGGCGCAGGATACGGCGTTTGCATTCCATGCCGCGCTGTCGTCCGCCGCAAGCCTTTGGGCGGTCATTGCGATCGTCAACCGGTACTTTGCCCGCCCGTCGCTGCCGCCGCAGGAAATCAACGGCCGGCCCAATTACAACATGGGCCCGATCAAGTTCTCCGCCGTGATGTCGGTGATCTGGGGCATCGCGGGGTTTGCGGTCGGGGTATTGATCGCGTCCCAGCTCGCGTGGCCCTCGCTCAATTTCGATCTGCCATGGACCAGCTTCGGTCGCCTGCGACCGCTGCATACATCGGCCGTCATCTTCGCCTTCGGCGGCAACGTGCTGATCGCGTCCTCGCTCTATGTCGTGCAGAAGACCTGCCGCGTGCGCCTGGCGGGCGATCTGGCCCCCTGGTTCGTCGTCATCGGCTACAACTTCTTCATTCTTGTCGCCGGCACCGGATATCTGCTCGGCGTGACCCAGTCCAAGGAGTATGCCGAGCCGGAGTGGTACGCGGATCTATGGCTGACGATCGTCTGGGTAGTGTACCTGCTGGTCTTTCTGGGGACCATCATCAAGCGAAAAGAACCGCATATCTTCGTTGCCAACTGGTTCTATCTGGCTTTCATCGTCACTATCGCCGTGCTGCATCTCGGCAACAATCCCGCGTTGCCGGTGTCGATATTCGGCTCGAAGTCCTACGTTGCCTGGGCCGGTGTCCAGGACGCCATGTTCCAGTGGTGGTACGGGCATAACGCCGTCGGCTTCTTCCTGACCGCCGGCTTCCTTGCCATCATGTACTACTTCATTCCGAAGCGCGCCGAGCGGCCGGTCTATTCCTACCGGTTGTCGATCATCCATTTCTGGTCGCTGATCTTCCTCTACATCTGGGCCGGTCCGCACCATCTGCACTACACGGCACTGCCGGACTGGGCGCAGACGCTCGGCATGACGTTCTCGATCATGCTGTGGATGCCCTCATGGGGCGGCATGATCAACGGCCTGATGACACTCTCGGGCGCCTGGGACAAGCTTCGCACCGATCCCGTATTGCGCATGCTGGTCGTGTCGGTCGCCTTCTACGGCATGTCGACCTTCGAAGGGCCGATGATGTCGATCAAGGTCGTCAACTCGCTCAGCCACTACACCGACTGGACCATCGGCCATGTGCATTCCGGTGCGCTGGGCTGGGTCGGGTTCGTGTCCTTTGGTGCGCTCTACTGTCTGATTCCATGGCTATGGGATCGCAAGGGACTCTACAGCCTGAAGCTGGTCAACTGGCACTTCTGGACCGCGACCATCGGCATCGTGCTCTACATCTCGGCGATGTGGGTGTCGGGAATTCTGCAGGGCCTGATGTGGCGCGCCTACACCTCGCTCGGCTTCCTCGAATATTCCTTCATCGAAACCGTGGAAGCGATGCATCCCTTCTACATCATCCGCGCCGCAGGCGGTGGGCTGTTCCTGATCGGATCGCTGATCATGGCCTATAATCTCTGGATGACGGTGCGGGTTGGCGAAGCGGAAGTGCATTCGCCCGTCGCTCTTCAGCCGGCGGAATGA
- a CDS encoding Crp/Fnr family transcriptional regulator, with the protein MIRTISPNRASFGRCSACTVRSLSICGALDQADLAEFERIARHVHLAPNEALFTAGQLAHSVHNVAAGVARLYKLLPDGRRQVVGFALPGDFLGMAPSDRYSFSADAVDSITVCRFSRETFTHFIEQRPHFLIRINAFAARELMLAQEQMLLLGRRTAEEKVASFLVGWRKRLAHIGDERQTITLPMSRQDIADYLGLTIETVSRTLTRFEREKMLIIVAGGVRLLDPGRAVAMAAA; encoded by the coding sequence ATGATACGAACCATCTCTCCAAATCGGGCAAGTTTCGGCCGCTGCTCAGCCTGTACCGTGCGCTCGCTCAGCATCTGCGGCGCGCTTGACCAGGCCGACCTTGCCGAGTTCGAGCGGATCGCCCGCCACGTTCATCTCGCTCCCAATGAAGCGCTGTTCACGGCGGGTCAGCTCGCGCATTCGGTCCACAATGTGGCGGCGGGTGTCGCGCGTCTGTACAAGCTGCTGCCGGATGGGCGGCGTCAGGTCGTCGGCTTTGCGCTGCCGGGCGACTTTCTCGGCATGGCGCCGTCCGATCGCTACAGTTTCTCGGCGGATGCAGTCGATTCCATCACAGTGTGCCGCTTCTCCAGGGAAACGTTCACGCATTTCATCGAGCAGAGGCCGCACTTCCTGATCCGGATCAACGCGTTCGCGGCGCGGGAACTGATGCTGGCGCAGGAGCAGATGTTGCTGTTGGGCCGCCGCACTGCGGAGGAGAAAGTTGCGTCCTTCCTTGTCGGCTGGCGAAAGCGTCTGGCCCACATCGGCGACGAACGGCAGACCATTACGCTGCCGATGAGCCGGCAGGATATCGCGGATTATCTCGGGCTGACGATCGAAACCGTGAGCCGGACGCTGACCCGGTTCGAGCGCGAGAAGATGCTCATCATCGTCGCGGGTGGTGTCCGCCTGCTGGACCCGGGCCGGGCTGTCGCCATGGCTGCGGCATGA
- a CDS encoding cytochrome c, whose protein sequence is MIRRILMPLAFTLISLVPAAAASPQEQRGKTYALNNCARCHSIDKVSPSPLKIAPPFRTLHKRYPIETIAEALAEGISTGHPTMPAFQLDPDQIGDLLAYLKTLE, encoded by the coding sequence ATGATCAGACGAATCCTGATGCCACTGGCGTTCACGTTGATCTCGTTGGTGCCGGCAGCGGCTGCTTCGCCTCAGGAGCAGCGCGGCAAGACCTACGCGCTGAACAATTGCGCGCGCTGCCATTCGATCGACAAGGTTTCGCCAAGCCCGCTGAAGATCGCGCCGCCATTCCGGACGCTACACAAGCGCTATCCGATCGAGACCATTGCAGAGGCGCTGGCGGAGGGTATCTCTACCGGCCATCCCACCATGCCGGCGTTCCAGCTCGACCCGGACCAGATCGGCGACCTGTTGGCGTATCTGAAGACGCTCGAATAA